Proteins encoded by one window of Acidimicrobiales bacterium:
- a CDS encoding fumarate reductase/succinate dehydrogenase flavoprotein subunit: MAEIEIHDFDVVVVGAGGAGLRAAIEAKAKGARTAIVCKSLLGKAHTVMAEGGIAAAMGNVWSEDNWQVHFRDTMRGGKMLNNWRMAQIHAQEAPERVLELEEWGALFDRTKEGLISQRDFGGHRYARLAHVGDRTGLEMIRTLQQRAVSQDIDVFMECKVHQLLKDGDRIAGVLAYWRESGRFVLFRAKAVVLATGGIGKAWQVTSNSWEYTGDGHSLALWAGADLIDMEFIQFHPTGMIWPPSVRGLLVTESVRGDGGVLRNTEGRRFMFDYIPEVFAAETADSEAEGDRWYDDHINNRRPPELLPRDEVARAINSEVKAGRGTEHGGVYLDIASRRSADFIRRRLPSMYHQFKELADVDITTSAMEIGPTCHYMMGGVKVDADTEQSTVGGLFAAGECAGGMHGSNRLGGNSLSDLLVFGRRAGMHAAEYAAGLGSEPKVDDALVDQLMTDALAPFERDGGENPYTLQQDLQATMQTLVGIIRVKDELEDALDRINELKERSRKVTVEGHRQYNPGWHLALDLESLLTVSEAVARAALSREESRGGHTRDDFPKPDPEWGKVNNTVRRKGEGISLTQEPLPQMPDELKVLFEEPAK; encoded by the coding sequence ATGGCCGAGATCGAGATCCACGACTTCGACGTCGTAGTCGTGGGCGCCGGCGGCGCCGGGCTGCGGGCCGCCATCGAGGCCAAGGCCAAGGGGGCCCGCACCGCCATCGTCTGCAAGTCGCTCCTGGGCAAGGCCCACACCGTGATGGCCGAGGGCGGCATCGCCGCCGCCATGGGCAACGTGTGGTCCGAGGACAACTGGCAGGTCCACTTCCGCGACACCATGCGCGGCGGCAAGATGCTCAACAACTGGCGCATGGCCCAGATCCACGCCCAGGAGGCGCCCGAACGGGTGCTGGAGCTGGAGGAGTGGGGCGCCCTCTTCGACCGCACCAAGGAGGGCCTGATCAGCCAGCGGGACTTCGGCGGGCACCGCTACGCCCGCCTGGCCCACGTCGGGGACCGCACCGGCCTCGAGATGATCCGCACCCTGCAGCAGCGCGCCGTGTCCCAGGACATCGACGTGTTCATGGAGTGCAAGGTCCACCAGCTGCTGAAGGACGGGGACCGGATCGCCGGCGTGCTGGCCTACTGGCGGGAGAGCGGCCGCTTCGTGCTGTTCCGGGCCAAGGCCGTGGTCCTGGCGACCGGGGGCATCGGCAAGGCGTGGCAGGTGACCTCGAACTCCTGGGAGTACACGGGTGACGGGCACTCGCTGGCGCTGTGGGCCGGCGCCGACCTGATCGACATGGAGTTCATCCAGTTCCACCCCACCGGGATGATCTGGCCCCCGTCGGTGCGGGGCCTGCTCGTGACCGAGTCGGTCCGGGGAGACGGTGGCGTGCTGCGCAACACCGAGGGCCGGCGCTTCATGTTCGACTACATCCCCGAGGTCTTCGCCGCCGAGACGGCGGACTCCGAGGCCGAGGGGGACCGGTGGTACGACGACCACATCAACAACCGCCGTCCCCCCGAGCTGCTGCCCCGCGACGAGGTGGCCCGGGCCATCAACTCCGAGGTGAAGGCGGGCCGGGGCACCGAGCACGGCGGGGTGTACCTCGACATCGCGTCCCGGCGCTCGGCCGACTTCATCCGCCGCCGGCTGCCCTCGATGTACCACCAGTTCAAGGAGCTGGCCGACGTCGACATCACAACCTCGGCGATGGAGATCGGGCCGACCTGCCACTACATGATGGGCGGGGTCAAGGTCGACGCCGACACCGAGCAGTCCACGGTGGGGGGGCTGTTCGCCGCCGGGGAGTGCGCCGGGGGGATGCACGGCTCCAACCGGCTCGGCGGGAACTCGCTGTCGGACCTGCTGGTCTTCGGCCGCCGGGCCGGGATGCACGCCGCCGAGTACGCCGCCGGGCTGGGGTCGGAGCCGAAGGTCGACGACGCCCTCGTCGACCAGCTCATGACCGACGCCCTGGCCCCGTTCGAGCGTGACGGCGGGGAGAACCCCTACACGCTTCAGCAGGACCTCCAGGCCACCATGCAGACCCTGGTGGGCATCATCCGGGTGAAGGACGAGCTGGAGGACGCCCTCGACCGGATCAACGAGCTGAAGGAGCGCTCCCGCAAGGTCACGGTGGAGGGCCACCGCCAGTACAACCCGGGCTGGCACCTGGCCCTCGACCTCGAGTCCCTGCTCACCGTCTCCGAGGCGGTGGCACGCGCCGCCCTGTCCCGGGAGGAGTCCCGGGGCGGCCACACGCGGGACGACTTTCCGAAGCCCGATCCGGAGTGGGGGAAGGTCAACAACACCGTGCGGCGGAAGGGGGAGGGCATCTCCCTCACCCAGGAGCCCCTGCCGCAGATGCCCGACGAGCTGAAGGTTCTGTTCGAGGAGCCAGCCAAATGA